Proteins from a genomic interval of Rosa chinensis cultivar Old Blush chromosome 2, RchiOBHm-V2, whole genome shotgun sequence:
- the LOC121051221 gene encoding uncharacterized protein LOC121051221, whose product MHPPATGENVISPISDKGSFHDRARIDKSDPNDGKVIENVEECDIIPTSGKKKKNPQFVNSLFDQVEINPWVLKRYKLLYLHELLTERDSLDTFAFVDPATTYNCERLDFERLFEYHLEANLLCPLFSIIYLPLVIENSRDLGSRIYCPCRKCENRYLYVRLVVRQHLHDYGFFKKYRKWDKHGEPNHYVHPVDGNQNGIGLDSYMEDDMVRLVQEALGAPNVGTHDQTSEENSTNPNVGANEPTKKFLKLLEDANLPLYPGSKRHTALSYTVRLLQAKVLHGWIDKSFKTLLEIAKESMPEGVQLPNSYYEAQKLTKDLGFTYETVDACPNSCMLFRNEDINLDECRICKTSRWKDNNGSSNDVAALGKRKVAKQARYFPLKPRLQRLFMSSKTAKLMRWHGEERTDDGVFRHPADSIAWKDFAQKHTNFSRDIRNVRLGLASDVFNSFRSMNIVHSAWPIILVPYNLPPMLCMKQPFIFLYVLIDGPKAPGDKIDVYMQPLIEELKELYEDGVETFDAFSNEMFKMHAELLWTINDFPAYANLSGWSTKGEFACPSCNSESGYQRLKFGKKASYMTHRRWLPYDHKYRADSRSFNGNTEYRRKPKTLSGADLLAQLESNGVLTEYKREDLERRKVLGVQKPDNDPLMKKKHNWKKKSIFYELPYWKDNLIRHNLDVMHIEKNICDNVLFTILGVAGKSKDNLNSRRDLELMGIREQYHLKRRESGTEYADPAEFEMNNKGKDMFFSALSGSRMPDGATSNIARRVRLHDRSIGGLKSHDNHILLQQLIPLFIRSSLPENVVQALIDLADEALIAGAVIFRWIYPIERYLLTLKEYVWNRACPEALMAKGYLMEECMNFCTQYLNDVESKFNRPARKKNDDDINKGKDFVINLQRTSSVLLSEEVIALSNSPSPSAKRLTSYNANGFFFRVKSLDNHRSTQNSGVTLQADKNFSIDSSPYYGRLTDIIKISYGIKLDHFKFPLVNFKRLLYKNDCIGDEPFILASQAHQLTMKKRKIGRPRTMSEYLSSSSSQSSSNSISSSQQPSQSSRLPPPSPSPPPPPPPPPLALPSPPAEMEVQATVESSKGQNKGIS is encoded by the exons ATGCATCCCCCTGCCACAGGTGAGAACGTCATTTCCCCTATATCAGATAAAGGGAGCTTCCATGATAGAGCAAGGATTGACAAATCTGATCCTAATGATGGCAAGGTCATCGAAAATGTGGAGGAATGTGACATTATACCTACTTCTGGAAAG aaaaagaagaatccgCAATTCGTCAATTCACTGTTTGATCAAGTTGAGATTAATCCGTGGGTGCTGAAGCGCTACAAGTTGTT GTACTTGCATGAACTTCTTACTGAAAGAGACTCTTTGGACACCTTTGCTTTTGTTGATCCGGCAACTACATATAATTGTGAAAGACTGGACTTTGAACG GTTATTTGAGTATCACTTGGAGGCTAATCTGCTCTGTCCTCTATTCTCTATCATCTATCTTCCACTCGTCATAGAAAATTCAAG GGATCTGGGTTCCAGGATTTATTGTCCTTGTAGAAAGTGTGAAAATCGTTATCTCTATGTAAGATTAGTTGTGCGGCAACATCTTCATGATTATGGTTTCTTTAAGAAGTATAGGAAATGGGATAAACATGGTGAGCCTAATCATTATGTTCATCCAGTGGATGGAAATCAAAATGGTATTGGGTTAGATTcttatatggaggatgatatggtCAGACTTGTCCAAGAAGCTTTAGGAGCTCCTAATGTAGGAACACATGATCAGACTAGTGAAGAAAACTCAACTAATCCTAATGTGGGGGCAAACGAACCTACCAAGAAGTTCTTGAAGCTTCTTGAGGATGCAAACCTTCCATTGTATCCGGGTTCTAAGAGACACACAGCTTTGTCATATACAGTTCGTCTTTTGCAAGCGAAGGTGCTCCATGGATGGATAGATAAATCCTTCAAAACTTTACTTGAGATAGCAAAAGAATCTATGCCTGAAGGTGTGCAACTTCCCAATTCATATTATGAAGCGCAGAAGTTAACAAAAGATCTCGGATTCACTTATGAAACAGTAGATGCATGTCCTAACAGTTGTATGTTGTTTAGAAATGAAGACATAAATTTGGATGAATGCAGAATATGCAAGACATCTCGATGGAAAGATAACAATGGTAGTTCAAATGATGTTGCAGCACTTGGGAAACGAAAAGTAGCAAAACAAGCAAGATATTTTCCTTTAAAACCAAGGTTACAAAGGTTGTTTATGTCTTCAAAAACAGCAAAGCTTATGAGATGGCATGGAGAGGAAAGAACAGATGATGGTGTGTTTAGGCATCCTGCAGACTCTATTGCATGGAAAGATTTTGCCCAAAAACACACAAATTTTTCGAGAGACATTCGCAATGTAAGGCTTGGGTTAGCATCTGATGTATTCAACTCATTTAGGTCTATGAATATAGTTCATAGTGCCTGGCCTATCATATTGGTTCCCTACAATTTACCACCTATGTTGTGCATGAAGCAGCCCTTTATATTTCTATATGTTCTTATTGATGGTCCTAAGGCACCCGGTGATAAAATTGATGTCTACATGCAGCCActcattgaagaattgaaggaaCTGTATGAAGATGGTGTAGAAACATTTGATGCATTCAGCAATGAAATGTTTAAAATGCATGCTGAATTGTTGTGGACGATTAATGACTTTCCTGCCTATGCCAACTTGTCAGGGTGGAGTACAAAAGGTGAATTTGCTTGCCCATCATGCAACTCTGAAAGTGGTTACCAGCGGTTGAAGTTCGGTAAAAAAGCTTCATACATGACTCATCGGCGGTGGTTACCCTATGATCACAAGTATCGAGCAGATTCAAGGTCATTTAATGGCAATACAGAATATAGAAGGAAGCCTAAAACTTTATCTGGTGCTGATCTTCTTGCACAATTGGAATCAAATGGTGTTCTTACAGAGTACAAGCGGGAAGATCTAGAGCGAAGGAAGGTGCTTGGGGTGCAAAAACCTGATAATGATCCTTTGATGAAaaagaagcataattggaagaagaaaagtatATTTTATGAGCTTCCATATTGGAAAGACAACCTCATACGTCACAACCTTGACGTGATGCATATTGAAAAGAACATTTGTGATAATGTTCTTTTCACAATATTAGGAGTTGCTGGAAAGTCTAAGGACAACTTGAATTCTCGTCGTGATCTGGAACTTATGGGAATTAGGGAGCAGTATCATCTAAAGAGGAGAGAGTCCGGTACAGAGTATGCTGATCCagctgagtttgagatgaacaaTAAGGGGAAAGATATGTTCTTTTCAGCCTTATCAGGATCACGAATGCCAGATGGAGCTACTTCCAATATTGCACGTCGAGTACGTTTACATGATCGTAGTATTGGAGGTCTTAAGAGCCACGATAACCATATTCTATTGCAGCAACTTATTCCTTTATTTATACGAAGTTCTTTACCAGAGAATGTGGTTCAGGCATTGATTGATCTGG CTGATGAAGCATTAATTGCTGGTGCTGTAATTTTTCGGTGGATATATCCTATTGAGAGGTATCTACTGACCTTGAAGGAATATGTGTGGAATCGGGCTTGTCCTGAAGCATTAATGGCTAAAGGTTATTTGATGGAAGAGTGCATGAACTTCTGTACTCAGTATCTCAATGATGTGGAAAGCAAGTTTAATAGACcagcaaggaaaaaaaatgatgacGATATAAACAAGGGAAAAGACTTT GTTATCAATTTGCAAAGAACAAGTTCTGTATTGTTATCAGAAGAAGTTATTGCTTTGTCTAATTCTCCTAGTCCATCAGCAAAGAGATTGACTTCTTACAATGCGAATGGGtttttctttcgagtgaaaagtCTTGATAATCATCGCTCAACACAGAATAGTGGTGTAACTTTACAAGCAGACAAGAATTTTTCTATTGACTCTTCACCATACTATGGGAGATTGACAGATATTATCAAAATCTCTTATg GTATAAAGTTAGACCATTTTAAGTTTCCTTTAGTTAACTTCAAGCGTTTGTTGTACAAAAATGATTGCATAGGGGATGAACCCTTCATATTGGCATCTCAAGCTCATCAA TTAACCATGAAGAAAAGGAAGATTGGTCGACCGCGCACCATGTCTGAATATTTGAGTTCCAGCAGCTCTCAATCTTCAAGCAACAGCATTTCCTCATCACAACAGCCATCACAGTCTTCAAGATTGCCACCACCATCTCCTTCccctccacctcctccaccaccgCCACCCCTTGCACTACCATCTCCACCAGCAG AGATGGAAGTACAAGCTACTGTTGAAAGTTCCAAAGGTCAAAACAAGGGTATCTCATAA